Proteins from a single region of Hymenobacter sp. GOD-10R:
- the traK gene encoding conjugative transposon protein TraK, giving the protein MFFTLALFCLLITVYAIYSGHKSTMIALDNIYLLNNGQLMTASAHSVKENRPVEVQDHVKRFHELFFTLDPDDKAIQYNMSQAMYLADASAQQQYEYLKESGYINELIQKNVSQDIRVDSVTVQPSGSGYYAKCYAQQHIIRTSTVTTRNLISECYLRDVSRSTNNPHGFLMERWRVVQNNDLQTETRR; this is encoded by the coding sequence ATGTTTTTCACCCTGGCGCTGTTCTGCCTGCTGATCACGGTCTATGCCATCTACTCCGGCCACAAGAGCACCATGATTGCGCTGGACAATATCTACCTACTGAATAATGGGCAGTTGATGACGGCTAGCGCCCACAGTGTAAAGGAGAATCGACCGGTGGAGGTGCAAGATCACGTGAAGCGCTTTCACGAGCTGTTTTTCACGCTGGATCCAGACGATAAGGCGATTCAGTACAACATGAGTCAAGCGATGTACCTGGCTGATGCCAGTGCGCAGCAGCAGTACGAGTACCTGAAAGAAAGCGGCTACATCAACGAGCTGATTCAGAAGAACGTCAGTCAGGATATTCGCGTGGACAGCGTCACCGTGCAGCCTAGTGGCAGTGGTTACTACGCCAAGTGCTACGCCCAGCAACACATCATCCGGACGTCCACGGTCACTACCCGCAACTTGATTTCGGAATGCTACCTGCGCGATGTGTCGCGCTCGACCAACAACCCCCACGGCTTCTTGATGGAGCGGTGGCGCGTGGTGCAAAACAACGATCTACAAACAGAGACCCGTCGCTAA
- the traJ gene encoding conjugative transposon protein TraJ, which produces MLLSFLLQVSIPVESLQQLLDNLYNEMLPLCADLVNVGRALGGVGAMVFIGSKVWRSLATTEPLDWWPLMRPFGIGIAIALFPYMLGALNTGLGAISSATSSIVRVQNQNIIQLQERKKALLAKRPENAPYESDEAFEKELETKDALDFGGQAALYFNRAAYQVQKNFREWMRNVLELCHDSAALVISTVRTFFLIILSIIGPISFGFAIWPGFESTLTNWFSRYVNIFLWLPVANIFGAIIAKIQVMMLNLDIQQIQAGADLEKADYGYMIFLVIAIAGYFTVPSVSGWIVAASGLTNITKFMNNAGNTAGGIAGGAAGAVAGQTVGRGLNMAGQMLSDIKNNKVPGSVGNQKGYKNTAS; this is translated from the coding sequence ATGCTTCTCTCCTTCCTGCTTCAGGTATCGATTCCGGTCGAGTCGCTGCAACAACTGCTCGACAACCTCTACAACGAAATGCTGCCCTTGTGCGCCGACCTCGTTAACGTGGGCCGCGCCCTAGGGGGCGTAGGTGCTATGGTGTTCATCGGTAGCAAGGTTTGGCGCAGCCTGGCCACTACCGAGCCGCTTGACTGGTGGCCACTGATGCGTCCCTTCGGGATCGGCATCGCCATTGCGCTTTTTCCTTACATGCTCGGGGCCTTGAATACGGGGCTGGGTGCTATTTCTTCCGCTACATCCTCCATTGTGCGGGTACAAAACCAGAACATCATTCAGTTGCAGGAACGTAAGAAAGCGTTGCTAGCCAAGCGGCCCGAGAACGCGCCCTACGAATCGGATGAGGCATTTGAGAAGGAGCTAGAAACTAAAGATGCGTTGGATTTCGGCGGACAAGCGGCCCTGTATTTTAATCGCGCGGCGTACCAAGTGCAAAAGAATTTCCGGGAGTGGATGCGTAATGTCCTGGAGCTGTGTCATGATTCGGCCGCCCTGGTTATCAGCACGGTTCGCACCTTCTTTCTGATCATTCTCTCCATCATTGGCCCGATCAGCTTTGGGTTTGCGATCTGGCCGGGCTTTGAGAGCACGCTGACAAACTGGTTTTCACGCTACGTCAACATCTTCCTGTGGCTGCCGGTGGCCAACATCTTCGGGGCCATCATTGCCAAGATTCAGGTGATGATGCTCAACCTCGATATTCAACAGATCCAGGCCGGGGCCGATCTGGAGAAAGCCGACTACGGCTACATGATCTTCCTGGTGATTGCCATTGCGGGCTACTTCACCGTGCCTTCAGTATCCGGTTGGATTGTAGCAGCTAGCGGCCTGACCAACATCACCAAGTTCATGAACAATGCGGGCAACACAGCCGGTGGAATCGCCGGCGGCGCGGCCGGGGCCGTGGCGGGGCAAACAGTAGGCCGGGGCTTAAATATGGCTGGACAAATGCTCTCCGACATCAAAAACAATAAGGTACCTGGTAGCGTGGGCAATCAAAAAGGCTACAAGAATACCGCTTCTTAA